A stretch of the Halorussus vallis genome encodes the following:
- a CDS encoding DUF7503 family protein produces MSDTTVADYIAQNPRMAGVLFTICLLLTQASNAAAANLSTNAGP; encoded by the coding sequence ATGTCCGACACCACCGTCGCAGACTACATCGCACAGAATCCGAGAATGGCCGGCGTCCTCTTCACCATCTGCTTGCTCCTCACCCAAGCTAGTAATGCGGCCGCTGCGAATCTTTCGACGAACGCTGGCCCCTAA
- a CDS encoding transcription initiation factor IIB: MTGSTRQREREQTEETGASEGERMCPECESEAVVSDAGGSELVCEECGLVVEERNVDRGPEWRAFNTAERNKKSRVGAPTTNTMHDKGLTTTIDWKDKDAYGRSISSKKRSQMHRLRKWQERIRTKDAGERNLQFALSELNRMASALGVPRSVQEIASVIYRRALKEDLIRGRSIEGVATSALYAACRKEGIPRSLEEVAEVSRVERKEIGRTYRYVSQQLGLEMEPVDPKKYVPRFSSELDLSEEVQSKANEIIDVTTEQGLLSGKSPTGYAAAAIYAASLLCNEKKTQREVADVAQVTEVTIRNRYQEQIKAIGLYN; the protein is encoded by the coding sequence ATGACTGGGTCCACTCGCCAGCGCGAGCGTGAACAGACCGAAGAGACCGGGGCGTCCGAAGGCGAGCGGATGTGTCCCGAGTGCGAATCCGAGGCGGTCGTCTCCGACGCTGGCGGGAGCGAACTCGTGTGCGAGGAGTGCGGACTGGTGGTCGAGGAACGCAACGTGGACCGCGGACCCGAGTGGCGCGCGTTCAACACGGCCGAGCGCAACAAGAAGTCCCGGGTGGGCGCGCCGACCACGAACACGATGCACGACAAGGGGCTGACCACGACCATCGACTGGAAGGACAAGGACGCCTACGGCCGTTCTATCTCCTCGAAGAAGCGGAGCCAGATGCACCGTCTGCGCAAATGGCAGGAGCGCATCCGGACGAAGGACGCGGGCGAGCGCAATCTCCAGTTCGCGCTCAGCGAACTCAACCGGATGGCCTCGGCGCTCGGCGTCCCCCGGTCTGTACAGGAGATAGCCAGCGTCATCTACCGGCGGGCGCTCAAGGAGGACCTCATCCGGGGGCGCTCCATCGAGGGCGTCGCCACCAGCGCGCTCTACGCCGCCTGTCGGAAGGAGGGCATCCCGCGAAGCCTCGAAGAGGTCGCGGAAGTCAGCCGGGTCGAGCGCAAGGAGATCGGCCGGACGTATCGGTACGTCTCCCAGCAACTCGGCCTGGAGATGGAACCGGTCGACCCGAAGAAGTACGTCCCGCGGTTCAGTTCCGAACTCGACCTCTCCGAGGAGGTACAGTCGAAGGCCAACGAGATCATCGACGTGACCACCGAGCAGGGCCTGTTGTCGGGCAAGTCGCCGACGGGGTACGCGGCGGCGGCCATCTACGCCGCATCGCTACTCTGCAACGAGAAGAAGACCCAGCGCGAGGTCGCCGACGTCGCGCAGGTCACCGAGGTCACCATCCGCAACCGCTACCAGGAGCAGATCAAGGCCATCGGACTTTACAACTGA
- a CDS encoding CPBP family intramembrane glutamic endopeptidase, whose product MLPDSDSKLRVVLGAAALGLGGYVVAIVVVSVVSLLLVVAGVPLTERPTLLLGLSVVLGQGVSFGGFALWYLRRTGRGLDFVRARVPTLRDVGWTVGGFVVFYLGLVVISVVLSSFGIQSASNTVEQFGEQDPTVFLLLIPLSFLFIGPGEELLYRGVVQGRLRERFTPTVAILLASFIFAVIHVFSLQGAGKLTYLAILFVLSPILGFAYERTDNLVVPSLIHGAFNAVQFYVAYLTATGGLPSAGV is encoded by the coding sequence ATGCTTCCGGATTCGGACTCGAAACTCCGCGTAGTCCTCGGCGCGGCCGCGCTCGGGCTCGGCGGCTACGTCGTGGCAATCGTGGTCGTCTCGGTCGTCTCGCTCCTGTTGGTCGTCGCGGGCGTTCCGCTGACCGAGCGTCCGACGCTGTTGCTCGGCCTGTCGGTCGTCCTGGGTCAGGGCGTCTCGTTCGGCGGGTTCGCACTGTGGTACCTCCGCCGAACCGGTCGCGGCCTCGACTTCGTTCGAGCGCGCGTGCCGACGCTCCGCGACGTCGGCTGGACCGTCGGCGGGTTCGTCGTGTTCTACCTCGGTCTGGTCGTCATCTCGGTGGTCCTCTCGTCGTTCGGGATTCAGTCGGCGTCCAACACCGTCGAACAGTTCGGCGAACAGGACCCGACGGTGTTCCTGCTGTTGATACCGCTGTCGTTCCTGTTCATCGGTCCCGGCGAGGAACTGCTGTACCGCGGCGTCGTTCAGGGGCGCCTCCGCGAGCGGTTCACCCCGACCGTCGCGATTCTACTCGCGAGTTTCATCTTCGCGGTGATCCACGTCTTCTCGCTCCAGGGCGCGGGGAAACTCACCTACCTCGCCATCCTGTTCGTCCTCTCGCCGATCCTCGGGTTCGCCTACGAGCGAACCGACAACCTCGTCGTGCCGTCGCTGATACACGGCGCGTTCAACGCCGTCCAGTTCTACGTCGCGTACCTGACCGCGACGGGCGGACTCCCGTCGGCCGGCGTCTGA